One part of the Streptomyces sp. NBC_00286 genome encodes these proteins:
- a CDS encoding 4-(cytidine 5'-diphospho)-2-C-methyl-D-erythritol kinase, with product MSVTVRVPAKVNVQLAVGAARPDGFHDLANVFLAVGLYDEVTATAADELRITCEGPDAAQVPLDHTNLAARAAQKLALRYGRSPDVHIHIVKDIPVAGGMAGGSADAAGALLACDALWGTNTPQAELLDICAELGSDVPFSLIGGAALGTGRGEKLRPLEVGGTFHWVFAVADGGLSTPAVYAEFDRLNEDVEVPEPFASEPLLDALAKGDPTALATTLSNDLQPAALSLRPSLANTLAVGTEAGALAALVSGSGPTTAFLAVDGNSATTVSEALLASGTCRETRVTTAPAPGATVV from the coding sequence GTGAGCGTGACGGTACGCGTCCCGGCGAAGGTCAACGTCCAACTGGCCGTGGGTGCCGCCCGCCCCGACGGCTTCCACGACCTGGCCAACGTCTTCCTGGCGGTCGGCCTGTACGACGAGGTCACGGCGACGGCGGCGGACGAGCTGCGCATCACCTGCGAAGGCCCGGACGCCGCTCAAGTCCCCCTGGACCACACGAACTTGGCGGCCCGCGCGGCCCAGAAGCTGGCGCTCAGGTACGGCCGGTCGCCCGACGTGCACATCCACATCGTCAAGGACATCCCCGTCGCCGGAGGCATGGCCGGCGGCTCCGCCGACGCCGCCGGCGCACTCCTGGCCTGCGACGCCCTCTGGGGCACGAACACCCCCCAGGCCGAACTCCTCGACATCTGCGCCGAGTTGGGCAGCGACGTACCGTTCAGCCTGATCGGCGGCGCCGCCCTCGGCACGGGCCGCGGCGAGAAACTACGCCCGCTGGAGGTCGGCGGCACCTTCCACTGGGTCTTCGCGGTCGCCGACGGCGGCCTCTCGACCCCGGCGGTCTACGCAGAGTTCGACCGCCTGAACGAAGACGTCGAGGTCCCCGAACCCTTTGCGTCCGAGCCCCTCCTGGACGCCCTGGCCAAGGGCGACCCGACGGCCCTGGCGACCACCCTCTCCAACGACCTCCAGCCCGCCGCCCTCTCCCTGCGCCCGTCCCTGGCCAACACCCTCGCCGTGGGCACGGAGGCGGGAGCCCTCGCCGCCCTGGTCTCCGGCTCGGGCCCGACGACGGCCTTCCTCGCAGTGGACGGGAACTCGGCGACCACGGTCTCGGAGGCGCTCCTGGCCTCGGGGACTTGTCGGGAGACCCGCGTGACGACGGCTCCGGCACCGGGCGCGACGGTGGTCTGA
- the rsmA gene encoding 16S rRNA (adenine(1518)-N(6)/adenine(1519)-N(6))-dimethyltransferase RsmA encodes MSNTPDPLLGPADIRELAAALGVRPTKQRGQNFVIDANTVRRIVRTADVRPEDVVVEVGPGLGSLTLALLEVADRVVAVEIDDVLAGALPATIAARMPERADRFALVHSDAMHVTELPGPPPTALVANLPYNVAVPVLLHMLETFPGIERTLVMVQAEVADRLAAPPGSKVYGVPSVKANWYAEVKRAGAIGRKVFWPAPNVDSGLVSLVRRAEPVKTTASRREVFAVVDAAFAQRRKTLRAALAGWAGSAAAAESALVAAGVSPQARGEALTVEEFARIAENKERGEQ; translated from the coding sequence GTGAGCAACACCCCCGACCCCCTCCTGGGCCCCGCCGACATCCGCGAACTCGCCGCGGCCCTCGGCGTACGCCCCACCAAGCAACGCGGCCAGAACTTCGTCATCGACGCGAACACCGTCCGCCGCATCGTCCGCACCGCGGACGTCCGCCCGGAGGATGTGGTCGTCGAGGTGGGCCCGGGCCTGGGCTCCCTGACCCTGGCCCTGCTGGAGGTGGCGGACCGGGTCGTCGCCGTCGAGATCGACGACGTACTCGCGGGCGCGCTCCCCGCGACGATCGCGGCACGCATGCCGGAGCGAGCCGACCGTTTCGCGCTCGTGCACTCCGACGCCATGCACGTGACCGAACTCCCCGGCCCCCCACCCACCGCCCTCGTCGCGAACCTCCCCTACAACGTCGCCGTCCCCGTCCTGCTGCACATGCTCGAGACCTTCCCCGGCATCGAGCGCACCCTCGTGATGGTGCAGGCGGAGGTCGCCGACCGGCTGGCCGCGCCGCCCGGTTCGAAGGTGTACGGCGTGCCCTCGGTGAAGGCCAACTGGTACGCCGAGGTCAAGCGGGCCGGTGCCATCGGCCGGAAGGTCTTCTGGCCCGCGCCGAACGTGGACAGCGGGCTCGTCTCGCTCGTCCGGCGCGCCGAGCCGGTCAAGACGACGGCGTCGAGGCGCGAGGTCTTCGCCGTGGTCGACGCCGCCTTCGCCCAGCGCCGCAAGACCCTGCGGGCCGCACTCGCCGGCTGGGCGGGCTCGGCGGCGGCAGCGGAGTCGGCCCTGGTCGCGGCGGGTGTCTCGCCGCAGGCGCGGGGCGAGGCCCTGACGGTGGAGGAGTTCGCGCGCATCGCAGAGAACAAGGAGCGCGGAGAGCAGTGA
- a CDS encoding IS4 family transposase, translated as MQCVITREIAVAEGLYAPGHLGELTQIVPFEMVDTVLAECGAVQRRLRKLPARVVVYLLLAAALFEDCGYRAVWGKLTAALDALPLPSVTATALWHARCRLGPRPLQALFDLLRGPASTIGTTGARWAHLLVVAIDGTYLDVPDSPHTRACLGKGSNRFNTAGYPQICLTALVACGTRAVLDAAFGPRSTGETTYGRRLLRSLTPGMIVLLDRGFSGNAFLEHTAATGADFLARLTATRKPPLLRRLPDGSFLSRIATVDVRIIECEITITTTAGRHTGVYRLATTLLDHRTHPAFELVKLYHERWEVESAYFAIKKSMLGRRVLRARTMPGIAQEVYALLTVYQAIRTAIADATGTVPGTDPDRASFSAALQAARDQVVQAANVIAGTTIDLVGAIGHAVLNQLMPARRLRVSPRAVKRPLSRYAYKSLRVDRRTYKATISIDILSTTAISP; from the coding sequence GTGCAGTGTGTCATCACCCGCGAGATCGCGGTAGCCGAGGGCCTCTACGCGCCAGGCCATCTGGGCGAGCTGACCCAGATCGTGCCGTTCGAGATGGTCGATACGGTGCTCGCCGAGTGCGGGGCCGTTCAGCGTCGGCTGCGCAAGCTGCCTGCCCGCGTCGTCGTCTACCTGCTGCTGGCCGCCGCGTTGTTCGAGGACTGCGGCTACCGCGCCGTGTGGGGCAAGCTGACTGCCGCGTTGGATGCGCTGCCGCTGCCGAGTGTCACGGCAACAGCCCTGTGGCATGCCCGCTGCCGCCTGGGACCCCGCCCGCTGCAGGCCCTGTTCGACCTCCTGCGCGGCCCGGCGAGCACGATCGGTACCACCGGGGCACGCTGGGCCCACCTGCTGGTCGTCGCCATCGACGGCACCTACCTCGACGTCCCCGACAGCCCCCACACCCGCGCCTGCCTGGGCAAGGGGTCCAACCGGTTCAACACCGCCGGCTACCCGCAGATCTGCCTGACCGCCCTGGTCGCCTGCGGCACCCGCGCCGTCCTGGACGCGGCCTTCGGACCACGCAGCACCGGCGAGACCACCTACGGCCGGCGCCTGCTGCGCTCCCTGACACCCGGAATGATCGTGCTGCTGGACCGCGGCTTCAGCGGCAACGCCTTCCTTGAGCACACCGCCGCCACCGGAGCCGACTTCCTGGCCCGCCTGACCGCCACCCGCAAACCGCCCCTCCTGCGGCGCCTGCCGGACGGCTCCTTCCTCTCCCGCATCGCCACCGTCGACGTCCGCATCATCGAATGCGAGATCACCATCACCACCACCGCCGGACGCCACACCGGCGTCTACCGTCTGGCGACCACCCTGCTCGACCACCGCACCCATCCCGCGTTCGAGCTGGTCAAGCTCTACCACGAACGCTGGGAAGTGGAGTCCGCCTACTTCGCGATCAAGAAATCCATGCTCGGCCGCCGGGTCCTGCGCGCCCGCACCATGCCCGGCATCGCCCAGGAGGTCTACGCCCTGCTCACCGTCTACCAGGCCATCAGGACCGCCATCGCCGACGCCACCGGCACCGTCCCCGGCACCGACCCAGACCGCGCAAGCTTCTCCGCCGCCCTCCAAGCCGCCCGCGACCAGGTCGTCCAGGCCGCGAACGTGATCGCCGGCACCACCATCGACCTCGTCGGCGCCATCGGCCACGCGGTCCTGAACCAGCTCATGCCCGCCCGCCGCCTGCGCGTCAGCCCCCGCGCCGTCAAACGCCCCCTGTCCCGCTACGCCTATAAAAGTCTCCGCGTCGACCGACGCACCTACAAGGCCACCATCAGCATCGACATCCTCTCGACAACAGCCATCAGCCCATAA
- a CDS encoding ubiquitin-like domain-containing protein — protein sequence MSTSQYETYGPAYENDQPDDELNDEPYADDDPQGYVDTYRPAYETQYEVSHEADPEAATEPQLHCPLPPTLELPGAFGGRAEARRAARRQKAAERPQAVRRLVPRALVVAFLAGGTSAFVADDKAIELTVDGKPRTLHTFADDVHELLAEEGVEVGAHDVVAPAPGTSLTSGDDVAVRYGRPLHLTLDGRRSTVWTTARTVDGALRELGVRAEGAYVSAPRSRRIGLEGLTLDVRTERTVTVMADGRARTVRTNAATVREAVEGAGIRLRGQDTTSVPPGSFPRDGQTVTVLRITRTKEVREEAIAFGVRRTLDASLFRGTEVVERAGQPGMRRVTYAHRTVNGVRSKPRRLDSEVVHEPRTQLVKIGTKPLPAAPGDVDGLNWSALAACESGGRPNAVDPSGTYGGLYQFDTRTWQSLGGTGRPQDAPAAEQTYRAKKLYVRRGASPWPHCGARLHT from the coding sequence GTGAGCACTTCGCAGTACGAGACGTATGGCCCGGCGTACGAGAACGATCAGCCGGACGATGAGCTGAACGATGAGCCGTACGCCGATGATGATCCGCAGGGTTACGTGGATACGTATCGGCCTGCGTACGAGACCCAGTACGAGGTCAGCCATGAGGCCGATCCCGAAGCGGCCACCGAGCCGCAGCTGCACTGCCCGTTGCCGCCCACGCTCGAGTTGCCCGGTGCCTTCGGTGGGCGGGCCGAGGCGCGGCGGGCGGCTCGGCGGCAGAAGGCCGCCGAGCGGCCGCAGGCGGTGCGGCGGTTGGTGCCGCGGGCGTTGGTCGTCGCCTTTCTGGCGGGCGGTACCTCGGCGTTCGTCGCCGACGACAAGGCGATCGAGCTGACTGTCGACGGAAAGCCGCGCACGCTGCACACCTTCGCGGACGATGTGCACGAGCTGCTCGCCGAGGAGGGTGTCGAGGTGGGCGCCCATGACGTCGTGGCGCCCGCTCCTGGCACGTCGCTGACCAGCGGTGACGACGTCGCCGTACGGTACGGGCGCCCGCTGCATCTCACCCTCGACGGGCGGCGGAGCACCGTGTGGACTACGGCGCGCACCGTGGACGGGGCGTTGCGGGAGCTCGGGGTGCGGGCCGAGGGCGCGTACGTGTCGGCTCCCCGTTCCCGGCGGATCGGGTTGGAGGGGCTGACGCTCGATGTTCGTACCGAGCGGACCGTGACGGTCATGGCGGACGGGCGGGCGCGGACGGTTCGTACGAACGCCGCGACCGTTCGTGAGGCCGTGGAGGGGGCCGGGATCAGGCTGCGGGGGCAGGACACCACGTCCGTTCCGCCGGGCAGTTTTCCGCGGGACGGGCAGACGGTGACGGTGTTGCGGATCACGCGGACGAAGGAGGTTCGGGAGGAGGCCATCGCGTTTGGGGTGCGGCGGACGTTGGATGCCTCGCTGTTTCGGGGGACCGAGGTTGTCGAGCGGGCGGGCCAGCCCGGGATGCGGCGGGTCACTTACGCCCACCGCACGGTCAACGGTGTCCGTTCCAAGCCGCGGCGGCTGGACTCCGAAGTGGTTCACGAACCTCGCACCCAGTTGGTGAAGATCGGCACCAAGCCTTTGCCGGCGGCTCCGGGGGATGTCGACGGGCTCAACTGGAGTGCGCTCGCGGCGTGCGAGTCCGGGGGCCGGCCGAACGCCGTGGATCCGTCCGGCACGTATGGCGGGCTCTACCAGTTCGATACGCGAACCTGGCAGAGCCTCGGGGGTACCGGGCGTCCCCAGGACGCGCCTGCGGCGGAGCAGACGTATCGGGCGAAGAAGCTGTATGTGCGGCGGGGGGCTAGTCCTTGGCCCCATTGCGGGGCTCGGCTTCACACGTGA
- a CDS encoding TatD family hydrolase produces the protein MPSNAEAPPLPDPLRVPVADSHTHLDMQSGTVAEGLAKAAAVGVTTVVQVGCDLKGSRWAAETAAEYEAVHATVALHPNEAPRIVHGDPDGWSRQSAREPGGDGALDEALAEIDRLAGLPQVKGVGETGLDYFRTGPEGKAAQERSFRAHIEIAKRHGKALVIHDRDAHADVLRVLKEEGAPERTVFHCYSGDAEMAELCAENGYFMSFAGNMTFKNAQPLRDALAVAPLELVLVETDAPFLTPAPYRGRPNAPYLIPVTVRAMAAVRGLDEDALATALAANTKRAFDY, from the coding sequence ATGCCCTCCAACGCCGAAGCCCCGCCCCTCCCGGACCCCCTCCGCGTGCCCGTCGCCGACTCGCACACCCACCTCGACATGCAGTCGGGCACGGTCGCGGAGGGGCTCGCGAAGGCCGCGGCGGTCGGGGTGACGACGGTCGTGCAGGTCGGCTGCGACCTGAAGGGCTCGCGGTGGGCGGCGGAGACGGCCGCGGAGTACGAGGCCGTGCACGCGACCGTCGCGCTGCATCCCAACGAGGCGCCGCGGATCGTGCACGGCGACCCCGACGGCTGGTCCCGGCAGAGCGCCCGCGAGCCCGGCGGAGACGGCGCGCTGGACGAGGCGCTCGCCGAGATCGACCGGCTCGCGGGGCTCCCGCAGGTCAAGGGCGTCGGCGAGACCGGGCTCGACTACTTCCGTACGGGACCCGAGGGCAAGGCCGCGCAGGAGAGGTCGTTTCGGGCCCATATCGAGATCGCCAAGCGGCACGGCAAGGCGCTGGTCATCCACGATCGCGACGCCCACGCCGACGTGCTACGCGTACTGAAGGAGGAGGGCGCCCCCGAACGCACCGTCTTCCACTGCTACTCCGGCGACGCGGAGATGGCCGAACTGTGCGCGGAGAACGGCTACTTCATGTCCTTCGCCGGGAACATGACCTTCAAGAACGCCCAGCCGTTGCGCGATGCCCTCGCCGTGGCGCCCCTCGAACTCGTCCTCGTCGAGACGGACGCACCGTTCCTGACACCCGCGCCGTACCGCGGACGGCCTAACGCCCCATATCTCATTCCGGTCACGGTCCGCGCGATGGCCGCCGTACGCGGTCTGGACGAGGACGCGCTGGCGACGGCCCTCGCGGCGAACACGAAGCGTGCCTTCGATTACTGA